One genomic window of Coffea eugenioides isolate CCC68of chromosome 1, Ceug_1.0, whole genome shotgun sequence includes the following:
- the LOC113750584 gene encoding auxin-responsive protein SAUR50-like: MAKMTRTNGKKKNGIVKLKIVAEKLQKSLSLGKKLASRADEFEEVNDSTNVPDDVKEGHFAVMAVDDDELKRFVVPLSYLTHPTFLRLLEQAAEEYGFDVEGALTIPCRPSELERILAEKLVDGRDSRANADWSRTKTMVKSC, translated from the coding sequence aTGGCGAAAATGACTAGAACAAATGGCAAGAAAAAGAATGGCATTGTGAAGCTCAAGATAGTCGCAGAGAAGCTACAGAAGAGTCTTTCATTAGGCAAGAAGTTAGCTTCTCGAGCTGACGAATTCGAAGAAGTTAATGATTCAACAAATGTCCCTGATGATGTTAAGGAAGGGCATTTTGCTGTCATGGCTGTGGATGATGATGAGCTGAAGAGATTTGTTGTCCCCTTGAGTTATCTAACACATCCAACATTTTTGAGACTCTTGGAACAAGCTGCTGAAGAATATGGCTTCGACGTAGAAGGTGCATTAACTATTCCTTGCAGGCCAAGCGAGCTGGAAAGGATATTGGCTGAGAAATTGGTGGACGGAAGAGATTCAAGAGCTAATGCTGATTGGTCACGTACTAAAACCATGGTCAAGAGCTGCTAA